CGTGTTGTCGGCGATCACGTCCGCGTACGAGAACCGGAAGTCCCGGTAGCGCGAGTCGATGATCTCCAAGGCCGGGGCCACGGCGTCCACCGCGGTCGCGATGGAGGTCCGCGGGTCGTCCAGGTCGACGTCCCGGGCGATCCTGAAGGCGACCTCGGGCTCCACTCTCGGATGGATCAGACCACCGAGGTCGAGCTCACCACCGTCGGGGACGTCCATCGCGTCGGTGAGCTGCCCGACGATGACCTCGTGGACGCCCATCTGGCGCATCTTCGCCCGGCTCGTGAAACCGAGCTTGAGACCGATCGGCCTTTCCCCGCGTGAGTGGCGGCGTGACATGAGATGTCGCTGGACCCGGTACGCGCTCGCGACGTCCCAGTCCTCGCCTCCCGACCGGCCGGTGACCGCGTGCGCCGACGTCTGGGCGTCGTCCAGCTCGTGCGCGAGTTCCACCACCTCGCCGTCCGTCAGGCTCATCGGTCGCCCTCCTGTCCGGCGGCGACGAGGTCGAGGGCGATGTCCGGGATCATGTCCTCCTGGCCGCCGACGAGCCGGCGGCGGCCGACCTCCATCAGGATGCTGCGCACGTCGAGGCCGTACTTCTCGGCCGCTCGTCCGGCATGGAGCAGGAAACTGGAGTAGACCCCCGCGTACCCCAGGGTCAGCGTCTCGCGGTCCACCCTGACGGGACGGGTGCGGAGCGGGCGGACGATGTCGTCGGCGGCGTCCTGAAGGGCGAAGAGGTCGCATCCGTGCTCCCAGCCCAGCAGATCGGCCACCGCCACGAAGGGCTCCGCGGGACAGTTGCCCGCGCCGGCGCCCTGTCCGGCCAGCGCCACGTCGACGCGTACCGCTCCGTGTTCGACGGCCGTCACGCTGTTCGCCACCGAGAGCGAGAGATTCTCGTGCGCGTGGATCCCGATCTCGGTCCGCGGGTCGAGCACGTCACGGTAGGCGCTGACGCGTTCGGCGACGTCACGGCCGGTCAGACGTCCCCCCGAGTCCGTGACGTAAACGCAGTTGGCGCCGTACGACTCCATGAGCGCGGCCTGCGCCGCGAGTTTCGCGGGATCGACCATGTGACTGAGCATGAGGAATCCGGAGACGTCCATGTCGTGGGACCGGGCCCAGTCGATGTGCTGCGCCGCGATGTCGGCCTCGGTGCAGTGGGTCGCGACCCTGACGCTGGTGACGCCGTGCCGGTGCGCTCGCTCCAGGTCCTTGACCGTGCCGATCCCCGGGATGAGGAGGGTCGTGAGCCTGGCACGTCGCAGCACCTCGGCCGCCGCGTCGATCCACTCAAGGTCCGAATGGGCGCCGAATCCGTAGTTCGCGCTCGATCCACCGAGGCCGTCGCCGTGCGCCACCTCGATGGCGTCGACCCCCGCCGCGTCGACGGCCATCGCGATCCGGCGCACGTGTTCGGTCGTGTACGAGTGCCCCATCGCGTGCATTCCGTCACGCAGAGTCACGTCCTGGATGTAGAGCTTCACAGTTCAACCCCCTTACGGAGTTCGAGGATCCGCTCGGCCGTCCGCAGGGCCGCCGAGGTCATGATGTCGAGGTTGCCGGCGTACTCCGGGAGGTAATGACCGGCTCCGGACACCTCAAGGAAGACGGAGACCTTGGTCCCGGAGAACGCGCGGCCGAGCGACGGGACGTACACGCCGACCAGCCGGTCGAACTGGACGTCCTGCTTGAGCCGATACCCGGGAACGTATTCCCGAACCCGCGCGACCATGTCCCCGACCGCGCGCGCCACCGCGTTCCGGTCGAGCCGTTCCCGGTCGGGGGAGTCTTCCACCAGGCAGTAGACGGTGTCCCTCATGACGATGGGGGGATCCGCCGGGTTGAGGATGATGATCGCCTTGCCGACCCCGGCACCACCGACGGACTCGATCGCGCGGCTCGTGGTCTCGGTGAACTCGTCGATGTTGGCGCGAGTCCCCGGTCCGGCCGAACGCGACGCGATGGACGCGACGATCTCGGCGTACGCGACCGGGGCGACCCGCGCGACGGCGGAGACGACGGGGATGGTCGCCTGCCCGCCGCACGTCACCATGTTCACGTTGTCGACGAAGTGCATCTCGTCCAGGTTGACCGTCGGCACGGCGTAGGGCCCCAGGGCCGCCGGCGTCAGGTCGATCATGAGCTTCCCGTGCCGGCGCGCGAAGGCGGCATGCCGCTCGTGCGCTCCGGCCGAGGTCGCATCGAAGATCACCTCCACGTCGTCGAACTGGGGCAGGTCCGCCAGCCCGTCGACGCCTTCCGCCGTTGTCGCGACACCGCGCCTGCGGGCCCGCGCCAGACCGTCGGAGTCCGGGTCGATGCCGACCATGGCCGCCATCGAGAGCCGCTCCGAGAGTCGTTCGATCTTGAACATGAGGTCTGTCCCGATGTTGCCGGAGCCGATGACGACGGCCCCCGCCTTTCGCCCCGCGGCCATCACGTCTCCCGGTCGGTGAAGGTGATCTCGACCTGGCCGAGTCCGGCCAGTCGAGCTGTGAAACGCCCGGTGCTCGCCACGTCGACCATCGGGCCGAGCGCACCGGTCATGATGATGTCGCCCGCTCGCAGCGGCCGGCCGCGGCGGGCGAGTTCGCGCGCGACCCAGGTGGCCGAGACCACCGGCGATCCCATGCACGCGGCCCCCGAGCCGAAGGCCACGTCCTCGCCGTCGTGCTCCAGGACCATGCCGACGTCCGCGAGGTCGAGGCGATCGAGCGATCGCGGGGTCGTCCCCAGCACCACCCCGCCGCTGGACGCGTTGTCGGCGATCGTGTCGCTGATCGTGATGTCCCAGCCGGCGATCCGCGAATCCACGATCTCGATCGCCGGAAGGACGAAGCCGGTCGCCCGGATCACGTCGGCCACCGACGGCCTGGGCATCTCGATGTCCGTCTCGAGCACGAACGCGACCTCGGCCTCGACCCGAGGCTGAAGGTAGGCGCCGCGCTCCAGTTCACTGCCGTGGGAATGCAGCATGTCGTCGAAGACGAGCCCGAAGTCGGGCTCGAAGACACCGAACTGTTCCCGCACCGACCTCGCGGTGAGACCGATCTTGCAGCCCACGACGCGGGCTCCCGCCCGCTCACGCTCGGCGGCGACGGTCTCCTGGACGGCGTACGCCTGCTCGATGTCGTCGGCGCCGATCAGGTCCCGCACCGGAGCGCACGGAGTGCCCTCTCTCTCGGCCGCGAGCAGCCGGTCGGCCGCGGCGTGAATCATGGTCTTCACAGTTGCACGCACACATTCGTCGGTTCGGTGTAGAAGTGGAGCGAGGACTCGCCGCCCTCGCGGCCGATCCCCGACAGGCCCATGCCGCCGAACGGCGAGCGCAGGTCCCGCAGGAACCAGGTGTTGACCCATGACATGCCGACGCGCATCGCCTGTGCCACGCGGTGGCCGCGGGTGAGGTCCGAGGTCCACACGGACGACGCGAGACCGTACTCGGTGTCGTTCGCGAGAGCGATCGCCTCCTCCTCGGAGTCGAACGGGATCACGCCGGCGACCGGGCCGAACACTTCCTCCCGCATGGGACGGTCGTCCTGGTCCAGGCCGACCCAGATCGTGGGTTCGATCCACGAACCACCGTCGAGGGCCGGTCCCATCGCCGGAACGCCGCCGCCGACAACGGTGCTCGCCCCCGCCTCCTCGGCCAGGCGGAAGTAGTCGAGCACCTTGTCACGATGGGACTGGGAGATGAGCGGGCCCGTCGTCGTCGTCTCGTTGAACGGGTCGCCCAGGGTGAGCGTCTTCGCCTGGGCGACGAGACCGTTGACGACGTCGTCGAAGATCGAACGCTGTACGTAGACACGTTCGGTGCACAGGCACACCTGGCCGGTGTTCGAGAAGATCGACCGCTTGAGCCCCTCCAGCGTCGCATCGAGATCGGCGTCCGCGAAGACGACGGCCGCGTTCTTGCCGCCGAGTTCGAACGACACGGGCCGGACCCGCCCGGCGACGGCCCGCATCACGTGCGAACCGGTCGCCGTCGAGCCCGTGAACGTCACGCCGTCGATGCCGGGGTGCGTCGTGAGGAACTCACCCGCGGACTCCCGGCCGAACCCGTGGACCACGTTGTAGACGCCGTCCGGCAGGCCCACCTCGCGCAGGACCTCGGCCAGCAGCGCCGCCGTCGACGGCGTCTCCTCGCTCGGCTTGACCACCACGGCGTTGCCGCAGGCGAGCGCCGGCGCGACCTTCCAGGTCAGCAACAGCAGCGGCAGGTTCCACGGAACCACGACGGCGACGACCCCGAGGGGCTTGCGGACCGCGTAGTTGAGCGCACGGCGTCCGTTCGCGAGTTCGGTGAGGAACGACTGCTGACCGGCCGATCCGACGATGTCGGCGAACGTCCTGAGGTTCGTGATGGCGCGTGCGACGTCGACGTCACGGGCGTGCGTCACCGGTTTGCCGGTGTCTCGAACCTCGGCGGTGACGAACTCCTCGAAACGCTCCTCGATGCGGTCGGCCGCGCGCCGGAGCAGGGCCGTGCGGTCGTTCGTGGTCCACTCCGACCAGGGACCGCCGAGCGCGTCATGTGCCGCCCGTACGGCGCGAGCCACCAGTGCGCGGTCGGCCTCGTGCACACGTCCGACGACGTGGCCGGTCGTGGGATCGACATTGTCGAACAACGACGTGGGGTCGGGCTCCACGAATTCTCCGTCGACGAAGTTGTGGACGACGCCCTCTGCGAACGCTGCGGTCATGGTCATATGTTCACCGGTCCCAGCCATGTGTCACAAATAGGTGTTGCGGGGTTGGCTATGTCCATAAGTGCATACCTGAGGGAGGTGGTGAGGTGGTTCATCACGCGTCACGACCCAGGGTGCCCAGGTACAGCTCGACGACCTTGGGGTCGTGCATGAGTTCCCTGCCCGTCGCCGTGAAGGCGTTGGCACCCTGGTCCAGGACGTATCCACGGTCACAGATCTCAAGACACCGCCGCGCGTTCTGCTCGACGATCACGACGCTCACCCCGGCGCGATTGACGCTTCGGGTCTGTACGAACACCTCGTCCTGCATCTGCGGCGAGAGACCGGCGGACGGCTCGTCGAGCAGAAGCACCGAGGGCTTCATCATGAGCGCGCGTCCCATCGCCACCATCTGCCGTTCCCCGCCGGACAGCGAACCGGCCGGTTGGTTCCGCCTGTCGAGCAGCGACGGAAAGAGGTCGCCGACGAAGTTCAGCCGTTCGGCGAACGTCGCGGGCGCCTGGTAGCAGCCCATCTGGAGGTTCTCCTCGACCGAGAGGCTGGTGAAGACGTTCTCGGTCTGCGGGACGAATCCGATGCCGCGCGCCACGAGCGAGTCGGCGCGTTCGTTGGTGATGTCCTCCCCGCGCAGGCGGACCGCTCCGCTGCGGATCGGCACGAGACCGAACAGCGACTTGAGGAGGGTCGACTTCCCGGCCCCGTTGGGCCCGATGATGCCGATCAGTTCCCCCTCGCCGCACCGGAGCCCGGTTTTCTTGAGGATGTCGACTCCCGGCACGTACCCCGCCACGAGATCCTCGGCGACCAGCAGTTCGTGTGTCGTGCTCATCGGCCGCCCCCGTCGCTCGGCACCGCGGCGGCCTCGTCGAGGTCACTGCCGAAGCGCTCTCCCAGATAGGCGCTGATCACCCGCTCGTCGTTCGTGACCTCTCGCGCCGTGCCCTCGGCGATGACGCGGCCCTGGGCCATGACGACGACGTTGTCCGAGATCTCGTGGACCATGTCCATGTCGTGCTCGACGAACAGCACGCTCACGCCGTCGTCGCGCAGGGACACGATGTGCTTGAGCAGAGACTGCTTGAGCGCCGGGTTCACCCCCGCCATGGGCTCGTCGAGCATCACCATCCGAGGCTCGACCATGAGCGCGCGGGCCATCTCCAGGAGCTTGCGCTGCCCGCCGGAGAGCGATCCGGCCAGCTCGTCGCGCTTGTCGTCCAGCAGGAACCGCGCCAGGAGCGCGCGCGCACGAGAGGTGTTCTCCTTCTCGCCCCGTCTCCACACCGCGCCGAACGGGGCCATCCAGAGACGCTCTCCGAGCTGGCCCGGTGCGGCGATCCTCATGTTCTCCAGCACCGTCAGGCGAGAGAGGACCTTCGTCAGCTGGAAGGTGCGGACCATGCCCATGCGAGCGACCTTGTGCGGAGGCACACCCGCCAGAGGGCGACCGTCGAACGTCCACTGGCCGGAGTCAGGACGGTCGAATCCGGTCAGCAGGTTGAACAGCGTGCTCTTGCCCGCCCCGTTGGGCCCGATGAGCGCGGTGATCTCGCCTCGGCGGATGGCCAGGTGGTTCACGTCGACGGCCGTGAATCCGCCGAATCGCCGCTCCACGTTCTCGGCTTCGAGGATCACGGACGGATGAGGACCGGGCCGGACTGTGGAGGGGGTGCGTTCAGGCATTGAGCGCCATCTCCTTACGATCTCCGAAGATTCCCTGGGGTCGATAGACCATCAGCAGCACCAGGGCGACTCCCACAAAAATGAATCTGACCGTTCCGATCTGGTCGCCCGTCATGAGCCAGGTGGGGATGACGGGATCCTGCCCCTCGGTGAGAACGCTCAAGATCCCGCCGACCAGGGAGAGGAACGCCCAGAAGAGGATCGCGCCCACGACAGGGCCCATGATCCGGGCCGCGCCGCCGAGGATGAGCATCGTGCACACGATGAACGTCAGGTCGAAGCTGAAGTTGTCCGGCTGCACGGAGTTCTGGCCCAGCGCGACGACGAACCCGCCGAGGGCGCCGATGAGACCGCCGATCGCCAGTGCCTGCATCTTGAAGGCGTAGACGCTCTTGCCCAGGCTGCGGACCGCGTCCTCGTCCTCGCGGATCGCCTTGAGCACACGACCCCACGGCGCGCGCATGATCGACCAGACGATGACGCTGACGATCACGACCAGCCCCCAGCCCACCGTCATGACCCACAGGTCGGTCGGCCGGTACCCGAGGAACGGGTGCTGGTAGGGATTGGCCGCCTGGAACGCCGACGAGAAGCCGGAGATCCCGTCACGTCCGTGGAAGGTCTCCTGGAACGCCGCGCCGAAGAACAGCCGCAGGACCTCCGAGGAGGCGATGGTCGCGATGGCGAGGTAGTCCGCGCGAAGACGCAGCGTCGGCAGGCCCAGGACAAGGCCCAACACGACGCTGCACAACAGGCCGAGACCGATCGCGGCGAAGAACGGGAGTCCGAGCGAGACTGAACCGACCGCGAACCCGTACGCGCCGACGGCGAGGAAACCGGCCTGACCGAAGTTGATCAGACCCGCGTATCCGAACTGCACGTTGAGCCCGATGGCGGCGAGGCAGAAGTACGCCGCGTCGACGGAGAAACCGGCCCGGAGGGCGCTCATCAGGATGTCCATGTCATTCCTCTCGATCAACCGATGCGCTCTGCGCGCCCGAGGAGCCCTCGCGGCCGGACGAGGAGCACGCCGATGAGCAGGAACAGCGCGGCCGCCACCTTGAGCTCGGACGGGATGACCAGCGTCGACATCTCGATCAGGGTGCCCACGAGCAGGCTTCCGATGACGGCTCCCCACACGGATCCGAGGCCGCCCACCGTGATGGCGGCGAACATCACCAGGAGCTGAAGCGCGCCGAGGTCGAACTTCACGGCCTGGCTGAAACCGAGGAGCAGGCCACAGGTCCCGGCGAGGAGCGCGCCCACGGACCAGACGGCCGCGATCACCCGGTTGACGTTGATGCCCGCCGTCGCGGCGAGGGCCGCGTTGTCGGCCACCGCGCGCGTCGCCCGGCCGAGCCGGGTCCGCTTGAGCGCGACTGTCACGCCGACGACCAGCACGATCGCGATCGCCATGCAGATCACGTCGCGCACGGAGTACGTGATCGGACCGAGATGAAGCCCTTCCGGTGTCGTGTACTGGCGATACGTCTCCGTCCGGCCACCGGTGAAGAACTGGTAGGTGTTCCGGAGGACGAACTGCACACCGATCGAGATGATCATCATCGCGAGGACGCTCGTACCTCGTCGCCGAATCGGGCGCCAGAAGAACCGATCCTGTGCGAATCCGAACGCGGCGGCCAGAATCACCGCGAGGAGTCCGGCCAGCCAGATGTCGGCACCCATCACGTTGAGCGCGTACGTCACGAGTGCGCCGAAGGTCACCATCTCGCCGTGCGCGAAGTTCGTCAGACCGGTGGTGCCGAAGATCAGTGAGAGTCCCAGCGCGCCAAGGGAGATGATCAGACCGAAGTAGAGACCGTTGAACAGGCTCTGCGGGATCTGGTCCGCCCAGCTCATCGTCTGGCGGTCACCCTTCCCCAGGACGAATGTGACCGTCAGCGGAAGTGTGCTCGACACCGTCCTGGTGATCGGATTGCGACCGCCTTCACGCAGGGAGACGCCGTCCGGGAGCGACGCCTCGTCAAGCTTGATCGAGATGCTTCCGGCCTTGAACGGCACCTCGACGGAAAAGCTGCCATCCGCCAGGCTGGTGGCGGGATACTCAGAACCCGACGAATCGGTCACCGTCACCTTGCCGCCACCGACCGGTGACGATCCCGTGTCGTCGCGGTTGACCAGCTTGCCCGTCACCTTCACGGCTCCGGGGTCGTCGTCCGTGACCGTGAACCTGGCCGTGTCCACTGTGGAGGTCGCCGAGGCCGCCGCGGAGCCGGCACCGAGGAAGGCCACGACGAGCAATACAAGACATATGGCAGGACGGAACCGCACGGAGAACTCCAAGTTCGGGTGAGATGGGGATTCGGTGCCGTGACGTCGCGTGTCCCGGCGCCACAGCACCGTGGGTCGAGCTACTGACCCATCCAGAGGCCGGCCTTGATCAGCTCAGGCACGATCTTCTTGGTCTCGTCGAACGCGACGAGCGCGATGGCGTCCGGGTCCGCCGCCTTGATGGCGTTCACCTCGGCCGTGAATCCGCCCGAGTCCGCCGCGTAGAAGCGAGTGGCGACGACGTTGCCCCCCGACTCGGTGAACGCCGCCTTGATGCTCTCGGCGAGACCCTGCCCGTACGCGTCCTGCCGGACGAGGATCGCGATGTCGGTGTAGCCGTCGTTCGATATCGCGTTGGCGAGTACGCCGCCCTGCAGGGCGTCCGACTGCATCATGCGGAAGAAGAGCCCCTTGTCGGGGAAGGTGTCGAACCCCGGGGACGTCACCGAAGGGGAGATGTTGAGAACTCCCGCGTTCACGATCTTGTCGAGAACGCTGAGGGAGACGCTCGACGAAGCGGTGCCGACGATGACGTCCACGTCCTTGTCGAGGAGCTTGTCGACTTCCTGGGGCGCGATGTTGGGCGTTCCGTCACCGGAGTCTCCGGCGACCAGCTTGACGTCCTCACCCAGGACCCCGCCCTTGTCGTTCAGCTCGGCGACGGCCACCTTGACCCCCGCCGACATCGGCGGACCGAGATAGGACAGGTCGCCGGTCTGCGGCAGGAGGGAACCGAACACCAACCGGCCGTCGCCGGGCGCGGCGGCTCCACCGATCTCCTGCGTCGGGAGGGGGTCCGGGTCCGCGGACGCCTTACCCGTCTCGTAGCCGACCGGCTGGTAGGTGTTGCCCTCGCCGTACTGGAAGACGCCGACGGAGGCCGCCGAGGGGCTGCCGGTCTTGTTGAGATCGATCGGACCGCTCAACCCGTCGTAGTCGATCTCCGAGCCGGCCTTCAGCAGCTTCGAGCAGTCCTCGAAGGTGGTGCACTTCTCTCCCGGCGCGTTCGAGACGTCCCGCATCTTGGCGGCGACCAGCTTCGCGCTGTCGCTCTTCGCGGCCTCCGCCGCGAGAGCCGTCAGGATCACCGAGTCGTACGCCTCCACCGCGTAGGCGAAGTCCTTCAGACCGGAGTCGACGGAGAGGAGTCGCTTGCGGAACTCGTCGGTCGACTTCCCGCCTGGAATGACGCCTTTCACGCCGTTGAACGTGCCGGCCTTGAACTCGTCGCCGTACTGAGTGGTGTTGCCGTCGACCAGATAGATCTGCGTCTTCTTAGCGGGCTTCTCCGCGCTCTGCTGATCATTTGAGGTAGAACATCCGGTGAGGATGAGGGATGTCGCGACGGTGACCGCCAGCCCTGTCAGTTTTCGATTCATGTGGCGCTCCAGATCGGCTGCGTCGCCCTCCCCCCCGAGCTGGCAAGACGCTGATGTACGTCCGAGGATGAGGTCCGTTCCGCATGCCCGTCTAATGCAGGTTCCAGGTCCTGCCATGCCTGTTCAGGCATGGGTATGGCTGAGGCCGCCGCCGACCGGGGCGGGCCGGGCCGCCGGTCAGAGATCGGACTCGCCGCCACAGGGACAGACTTTTAGCCAGAAACGTTGCGATATCTGCAGTTGACGGCATGATGGGATGATTGTCAGCAACCTGACCGGGAGACGACCCTTGGCCATCAGCCGTGCGGAGTGCGTCGCGCTCGACGCCGCCGACCCCCTCAAGCGGATCAGGGACGAGTTCGTCCTGCCCGACGGGACGATCTACCTGGTCGGCAACTCCCTCGGCGCCCCGCCGAAGACCGCGGCGGCCGCGGTGACGCGGACCGTGGAACAGGAGTGGGGAGGCCGCCTGGTCGGCGCCTGGAACGCCTCCGGCTGGTTCGACCTGCCGCTGACCACGGGCGACCGGCTCGCCCCGCTGATCGGCGCGGGCCCCGGCCAGGTGGCGGTGGGTGACAGCACCTCGATCTCCATCGTCAAGGCCGTGTCCGCCGCCCTGGGCCTGCGTCCCGGGCGCCGGGTGGTCATCTCGGACCTGGCCAACTTCCCCACCGACCGCTACGTGGTCGAAGGGCTGGTCGAGGCGCTGGACGGCTACGAGGTCCGTGACGTCACCGGCGTCGAGAACCTCGCCGACGCCCTCTCCGACGATGTCGCGTGCGTGCTGCTGTCGGAGGTGGACTACCGGACCGGGGCCCGCCACGACACGGCATCGATCACCGCGCTGGTCCAGGCGGCGGGCGCGCTGATGATCTGGGATCTGTGCCACAGTGTCGGCGCCTACCAGGTGGACGTCTCGGCGGCCGACTTCGCGGTCGGCTGCACCTACAAGTATCTGAACGGCGGCCCGGGATCCCCGGCCTTCGTCTACGTCCATCCGCGCCACCAGGCCGAGGCGCGGCCCATGCTGACCGGCTGGCACGGCCACGCGGCGCCGTTCGCGTTCGAGCCCGGTTTCCGCCCCGCCGACGGCATCCGGCGCTTCACCGTGAGCACGCCGCACGTGGTGTCCTTCGCCCCGCTCAACGCCTCGCTCGACATCTGGGAGCGCGTCGACCTGGCCGTCGTACGGGCCAAGAGCGTGGCGCTGGCCTCGATCTTCATCGAGCTCGTCGAGGAGTTCTGCGCGCCGTACGGGCTGGAGCTGGTCTCGCCCCGCGACCCGGAGCGCCGGGGCAGCCAGGTCAGCTTCGGCCACCCCGACGGCTACCCGGTCATGCGCGCCCTGATCGACCGCGGTGTCCACGGCGACTTCCGCGCCCCCGACGTCCTCAGGTTCGGGTTCGCGCCGCTCTACATCCGCTTCGCGGACGCCTACGACGCGGCCGCGATCCTGGCCGAGGTGCTGGAGAAGGAGCACTGGCGCGACGACCGCTACGGCAACCGCCTCACCGTCACCTGAGGGGCCTCAGCGCTTGCTCAGCCGGCGTCCCTTGTACATAGGGTGGTCGGTCTCCCAGTATCTCCAGCCCTCCACCCGCGCGGGGATGTTGGCCACTCCGGCGGCGATCTTGCGCACCCGGCAGCTGTAGATCTCGCGCCACGCAGAGAAGCCCACCCGGTAGCCGAAAACGCGGTACCACATGTTTCCGTACTTGCCGGCGGTGATCGCCCGCTCGTATTGGTGTCCGGTCTCGACGATGTATTCCTCGGCGAGCAGCGGGCTCACCATGTTTCGCAACTGGCGGATCAAATCATCCCTGTCGATCTCGCCGATCCTTTCCCTTTCCAGTTCCATCTCGGCGTACACGCGGTGCTGCCGGGTGACCGAAACCGTCATCGTGCCGCCGGGCCCGTCGATGAAGCGCGTACGGGGAACGAAGAAATTCCTCGGCCTGAGGGAGTGGAATCTGAAGAAGGACCTCGGCTTGCATTTCTTGCGCGCCTGCTCCAGAAGCGAGTGGCGGGGGTCGTCATCGTCATCGTCATCGTCGCCGAAGTCGGTGCCCGTGCCGGTGTCGGTGGCGAGGTCGGTGGCGGGGTCGGTGCCCGTGCCCGTGTCGGCGTCGGTGTCGGTGTCGGTGTCGGTGTCGCCGGGAGAGGACGTGGTGGAGGTGCTGGTCGACGTGACGGACGATTTCGAGTCGGGTGGCGGATCGCCGAGCGCGGACGCGGTGGCGGGTGAGGGGACGGCGAAGGACACGGTGACCACAAGGGCCATGGAGAGGGATCCGGTCAGGGCCGGCATCGCCGATCTTTTCATCGACCGGCGCCCCTTCTGCCGTTTACGCATGGT
This region of Streptosporangium sp. NBC_01495 genomic DNA includes:
- a CDS encoding ABC transporter substrate-binding protein, producing the protein MNRKLTGLAVTVATSLILTGCSTSNDQQSAEKPAKKTQIYLVDGNTTQYGDEFKAGTFNGVKGVIPGGKSTDEFRKRLLSVDSGLKDFAYAVEAYDSVILTALAAEAAKSDSAKLVAAKMRDVSNAPGEKCTTFEDCSKLLKAGSEIDYDGLSGPIDLNKTGSPSAASVGVFQYGEGNTYQPVGYETGKASADPDPLPTQEIGGAAAPGDGRLVFGSLLPQTGDLSYLGPPMSAGVKVAVAELNDKGGVLGEDVKLVAGDSGDGTPNIAPQEVDKLLDKDVDVIVGTASSSVSLSVLDKIVNAGVLNISPSVTSPGFDTFPDKGLFFRMMQSDALQGGVLANAISNDGYTDIAILVRQDAYGQGLAESIKAAFTESGGNVVATRFYAADSGGFTAEVNAIKAADPDAIALVAFDETKKIVPELIKAGLWMGQ
- the kynU gene encoding kynureninase, with protein sequence MIVSNLTGRRPLAISRAECVALDAADPLKRIRDEFVLPDGTIYLVGNSLGAPPKTAAAAVTRTVEQEWGGRLVGAWNASGWFDLPLTTGDRLAPLIGAGPGQVAVGDSTSISIVKAVSAALGLRPGRRVVISDLANFPTDRYVVEGLVEALDGYEVRDVTGVENLADALSDDVACVLLSEVDYRTGARHDTASITALVQAAGALMIWDLCHSVGAYQVDVSAADFAVGCTYKYLNGGPGSPAFVYVHPRHQAEARPMLTGWHGHAAPFAFEPGFRPADGIRRFTVSTPHVVSFAPLNASLDIWERVDLAVVRAKSVALASIFIELVEEFCAPYGLELVSPRDPERRGSQVSFGHPDGYPVMRALIDRGVHGDFRAPDVLRFGFAPLYIRFADAYDAAAILAEVLEKEHWRDDRYGNRLTVT